A stretch of Paludisphaera rhizosphaerae DNA encodes these proteins:
- a CDS encoding ATP-binding cassette domain-containing protein: MALLSLRGVSLSFGGPKLLDGVDLTIEAGERVCLLGRNGEGKSTLMKIISGELSPDEGDVLRQQGLRVARLLQDVPAGHGGTVADEVADGLSHDDHGFGGDDHRVQAVVSRVGLDPDAKFSELSSGMKRRVLLAQAIVGEPDVLLLDEPTNHLDIESIGWLENFLLRYSGTIVFVTHDRVFLQKLATRIVELDRGHLADWACDYPTFLVRRDQLLAAEARERDLFDKKLAEEEKWIRKGIEARRTRNEGRVRALKAMRVAHQQRRERQGTALLQAQEAERSGMLVIEAEDVEFGYGDRSVIRDLSTTIIRGDKVGLIGPNGAGKTTLLNLLLGKLSPRQGTIKQGTNLEVSYFEQLKSALDDEKTVQKNVTDYETVTIDGRERHVLGYLQDFLFSPDRARTLVKYLSGGERSRLLLAKLFTRPSNVLVLDEPTNDLDLETLELLESLLVDYQGTVLLVSHDRAFLNDVSTSVLTIEPDGRVREYEGGYDDYLRQRTVEQPPEPKPAAPSKPASAEPARTKSVKLSNLERKELSTLPGKIEKLETSLAALHESMADPSFYKQDRDAIAQANAKLQALETELAAAYERWEALDAIGG; this comes from the coding sequence ATGGCGTTATTGAGCTTGCGCGGGGTGAGCCTGTCGTTCGGCGGGCCGAAGTTGCTGGACGGCGTGGATCTGACGATCGAGGCCGGCGAGCGGGTCTGCTTGCTGGGCCGCAACGGCGAGGGGAAGTCCACGCTGATGAAGATCATCAGCGGCGAGCTTTCGCCCGATGAAGGGGACGTCCTCCGCCAGCAGGGGCTGCGGGTGGCTCGGCTGCTCCAGGACGTGCCGGCCGGCCACGGCGGGACCGTCGCCGATGAGGTCGCCGACGGGCTCTCGCACGACGACCACGGCTTCGGCGGCGACGACCATCGCGTTCAGGCCGTCGTCTCGCGGGTCGGGCTCGACCCGGACGCGAAATTCTCCGAGCTGTCCTCCGGCATGAAGCGTCGGGTGTTGCTGGCCCAGGCGATCGTCGGCGAGCCCGACGTCTTGCTGCTCGACGAGCCGACGAACCACCTTGACATCGAGTCGATCGGCTGGCTGGAGAACTTCCTCCTGCGGTATTCCGGCACGATCGTCTTCGTGACCCACGACCGCGTCTTCCTCCAGAAGCTGGCCACGCGGATCGTTGAGCTGGATCGCGGACATCTGGCCGACTGGGCCTGCGACTACCCCACGTTCCTCGTCCGTCGTGATCAGCTCCTCGCCGCCGAAGCCCGCGAGCGCGACCTCTTCGACAAGAAGCTGGCCGAGGAAGAGAAGTGGATCCGCAAGGGGATCGAGGCCCGCCGCACCCGCAACGAGGGCCGCGTCCGAGCCCTCAAGGCCATGCGAGTGGCCCATCAACAGCGCCGGGAACGCCAGGGGACGGCTCTGCTCCAGGCCCAGGAAGCTGAACGGTCGGGGATGCTCGTGATCGAGGCCGAGGACGTCGAGTTCGGCTACGGCGACCGCTCGGTGATCCGCGACCTCTCGACGACGATCATCCGCGGCGATAAGGTCGGCCTCATCGGTCCCAACGGCGCGGGCAAGACGACGCTCCTCAACCTGCTGCTGGGCAAGCTCTCCCCCCGCCAGGGGACGATCAAACAGGGGACCAACCTGGAGGTCTCGTACTTCGAGCAGCTCAAGTCGGCCCTCGACGACGAGAAGACGGTCCAGAAGAACGTCACCGACTACGAGACGGTCACGATCGACGGCCGCGAGCGCCATGTGCTGGGCTACTTGCAGGACTTCCTCTTCTCCCCCGACCGCGCCCGGACGCTGGTCAAGTACCTCTCCGGCGGTGAACGCAGCCGGCTCCTGCTGGCGAAGCTCTTCACCAGGCCCTCGAACGTGCTTGTCCTTGACGAGCCGACGAACGACCTCGACCTGGAGACGCTGGAGCTGCTGGAATCGCTGCTGGTCGACTATCAGGGGACCGTCCTGCTGGTCAGTCACGACCGAGCCTTCCTCAACGACGTCTCCACCAGCGTCCTGACGATCGAGCCCGACGGCCGCGTCAGGGAGTACGAGGGCGGCTACGACGACTACCTCCGCCAGCGCACCGTCGAACAGCCTCCCGAGCCCAAACCCGCCGCCCCGTCCAAACCCGCATCGGCCGAGCCTGCCCGGACCAAGTCGGTCAAGCTCTCGAACCTGGAGCGTAAGGAGCTGTCGACCCTGCCGGGGAAGATCGAGAAGCTGGAGACCAGCCTGGCCGCGCTCCACGAATCGATGGCCGATCCCTCGTTCTACAAGCAGGACCGCGACGCCATCGCCCAGGCCAACGCCAAGCTCCAGGCCCTGGAAACCGAACTCGCCGCCGCCTACGAGCGCTGGGAGGCCCTCGACGCGATCGGGGGCTGA
- a CDS encoding IS630 family transposase codes for MARPTAELILGDDERQALKTWASRPKSTQRLATRARIILACAEGLDNKAVAARLGVCAATVGTWRKRFVTRRLEGLADEPRPGSPRTITDADVERVVTKTLETKPKAATHWSTRGMARAEGLSQSSIGRIWRAFGLKPHRTESFKLSTDPYFVDKVRDVVGLYMSPPERAIVLCVDEKSQVQALDRTQPLLPMTPGAGERPTHDYVRNGTTSLFAALNVATGQVIGQCHRRHRHQEFLKFLKELDAKLVREPGVAIHLVLDNYGTHKTAAVKRWFLRHPEYHLHFTPTSGSWLNLVERFFGEITEKRIRRGAFRSVTALEAAIREYLEHHNAAPKPFVWTADADLILDRVKKVIERTSDSGH; via the coding sequence ATGGCACGCCCGACGGCCGAGTTGATCCTCGGCGACGATGAGCGGCAGGCCCTGAAGACCTGGGCGAGCCGACCCAAGAGCACTCAACGCCTCGCCACCCGCGCCCGCATCATCTTGGCCTGCGCCGAGGGCCTGGACAACAAGGCCGTCGCCGCCAGGCTCGGCGTCTGCGCGGCCACCGTCGGCACCTGGAGGAAGCGGTTTGTTACGCGCCGCCTGGAGGGCCTGGCCGATGAGCCCCGGCCGGGCTCCCCGCGGACGATCACCGACGCCGACGTCGAGCGGGTCGTTACCAAGACGCTGGAGACCAAGCCCAAGGCGGCCACCCACTGGAGCACGCGCGGCATGGCCCGGGCCGAGGGGCTGTCGCAATCGTCGATCGGGCGGATCTGGCGGGCCTTCGGCCTGAAGCCGCACCGCACCGAGTCGTTCAAGCTGTCGACCGACCCCTACTTCGTCGACAAGGTCCGCGACGTCGTCGGCCTCTACATGAGCCCGCCGGAGCGGGCGATCGTCCTGTGCGTCGACGAGAAGAGCCAGGTCCAGGCGTTGGACCGGACGCAACCGCTGCTGCCCATGACGCCCGGCGCGGGCGAGCGGCCGACCCACGACTACGTCCGCAACGGCACGACCTCGCTGTTCGCGGCCCTGAACGTGGCCACCGGCCAGGTCATCGGCCAGTGCCATCGACGGCACCGGCATCAGGAGTTCCTCAAGTTCCTCAAGGAGCTGGACGCGAAGCTCGTCCGCGAGCCCGGCGTCGCGATCCACCTGGTCCTGGACAACTACGGGACGCACAAGACGGCGGCGGTGAAGCGGTGGTTCCTCCGCCACCCCGAATACCATCTGCACTTCACGCCGACCAGCGGCTCGTGGCTGAACCTGGTGGAGCGGTTCTTCGGCGAGATCACCGAGAAGCGGATCCGCCGCGGAGCCTTCCGGAGCGTGACGGCCTTGGAGGCGGCGATCCGGGAGTATCTGGAGCATCACAACGCCGCGCCCAAGCCGTTCGTCTGGACCGCCGACGCCGACCTGATCCTCGACCGCGTCAAGAAGGTTATCGAGCGGACTTCCGACTCAGGACACTAG
- a CDS encoding PEP-CTERM sorting domain-containing protein → MIRHLLASAALLVLAAAGSAHAASFTYSLDISVNGAAPLGLATATIADAGANTVQITMDLTGMPTGQFVDSWLFNFDGTQSALNALTFTYNAGLSTGASAGTPGTTLNAYGNNNTSGFGNNSSGLMDIYFNFPTPQGNRFNGGEKVVYDVTGTGVTASMFNVTSAPNYNANGPYYTAAHIAGIADGSSTTSGAIGANSVGSVPEPASVVLGLMGAMGIGAIAFRRRHATI, encoded by the coding sequence ATGATTCGTCACCTTCTTGCGTCGGCCGCTTTGCTCGTGTTGGCGGCAGCCGGATCGGCGCATGCCGCATCTTTCACCTACAGTCTGGACATTTCGGTCAACGGCGCAGCGCCGCTCGGCCTTGCAACCGCCACCATCGCCGACGCGGGCGCCAACACGGTCCAAATCACGATGGACCTCACCGGCATGCCCACTGGTCAGTTCGTCGACTCCTGGCTGTTCAACTTCGACGGCACCCAGTCCGCCCTGAACGCCCTGACGTTCACCTACAACGCCGGTCTCTCAACCGGCGCGAGCGCCGGCACCCCCGGCACGACCCTCAACGCCTACGGCAACAACAACACGTCCGGCTTCGGAAACAATTCGTCGGGGCTCATGGACATCTATTTCAACTTCCCCACCCCGCAAGGCAATCGGTTCAACGGCGGCGAGAAGGTTGTCTACGACGTCACCGGCACGGGCGTGACGGCTTCAATGTTCAACGTGACCAGCGCCCCGAACTACAACGCCAATGGTCCTTACTACACGGCTGCCCACATCGCGGGGATCGCTGACGGCTCCAGCACCACGAGCGGCGCCATCGGCGCCAATTCCGTCGGGTCCGTTCCCGAGCCGGCCTCGGTGGTTCTTGGCCTGATGGGGGCGATGGGCATCGGCGCCATCGCGTTCCGCCGGCGGCACGCGACCATCTGA
- a CDS encoding efflux RND transporter permease subunit → MFDRLINGALNNRSLVVLALAALIAVGANSLLNLPIDAVPDITNVQVMALTNAPALGPEEVEQFITVPVENEMNGIPYVQEVRSFSQLGISGVTVVFEEGTDIYWARQQVNERLGQITADIPPDFGRPEIGPVATGLGEIFQFEVRNAPDAEHPRSLMELRTILDWEVARPLKTVPGVVEVNPFGGELKTYEVTIDPMRLTARNISMDKVFDAIRRNNANTGGGYIERSGQQRVIRMVGLIGDLEALNDVVVDTSVSGTPILVRDVGEARYAPMIRTGAVTRDGRGEAATATVLMLSGQNSRVVVDRIKAKIAEIQETLPPGVIVEPFYDRASLIERTIATVARNLTEGGVLVVAVLLILLGNLTAGLIVASAIPLSMLFAGNLMLASGIAGSLMSLGALDFGLIVDSAVIVIENCVSRLAHASPRENAVEVVRRATLEVRKPVVFGVAIITMVHLPILALEGVEGKMFRPMALTVVFALIGSLLLSLTATPVLASFFLKPGTAERDTLPIRIAKRLYKPTLNWAVNRPYVVAISAALALAAAVPFGMQLGGEFIPQLDEGDLVVVLIRPPDASLSEGLEGTTRFEKALHEKLPDVIRTVVSRTGRPEIGIDPAGVNLTDVFVLLKPSDDWHSVHSKDELIDRINEIAADVLPGTFLSFTQPIQLRFNDLLAGVRADVGISLFGDDLDVLQEKADAIAAVLQKIPGATDVKAQELGGLPFLKITIDRDRIARYGIDAADVLDVGTALGGKIVGQVVEGQRRFDLVVRVSPEMRKDAQAIGQLRIRDAQNRLIPLQDVADVENVDGVYEIWRKDRRRRVMIQANVRGRDLASFVNEAQEKVKEQISLPRSYVLQWGGTFENLQSATQRLTIVVPVALLGIFLLLYATFQSIGLGLLIFLSVPLGAIGGVMALWLRDLNFSISAGVGFIALSGVAVLDGLVLVSAIRQLIEDGEPTREAVRNASMSRLRPILMTGLVASLGFVPMAFSHGSGAEVQRPLATVVIGGILTSTLLKLIVIPAIYPWFDPGVPKPQESSAEDDLLAAGGTSGGH, encoded by the coding sequence ATGTTCGATCGTCTCATCAACGGCGCCTTGAACAACCGATCGCTGGTCGTCCTGGCCCTGGCCGCTCTGATCGCGGTGGGGGCGAATTCGCTCCTGAACCTGCCGATCGACGCGGTCCCCGACATCACCAACGTCCAGGTGATGGCCCTCACCAACGCCCCGGCTCTAGGGCCGGAGGAAGTGGAGCAGTTCATCACGGTTCCCGTCGAGAACGAGATGAACGGCATCCCCTACGTTCAGGAGGTGCGGTCGTTCTCGCAGCTAGGCATCTCGGGCGTGACCGTCGTGTTCGAGGAAGGGACCGACATCTACTGGGCCCGCCAGCAGGTCAATGAACGGCTGGGGCAGATCACCGCCGACATCCCGCCGGACTTCGGCCGCCCTGAAATCGGCCCCGTCGCCACCGGCCTCGGCGAGATCTTCCAGTTCGAGGTCCGCAACGCCCCCGACGCCGAGCACCCCCGCTCGCTGATGGAACTGCGGACGATCCTGGACTGGGAGGTCGCCCGGCCGTTGAAGACGGTCCCCGGCGTCGTCGAGGTCAACCCGTTCGGCGGCGAGTTGAAGACCTACGAGGTCACCATCGACCCCATGCGGCTCACCGCCCGCAACATCTCGATGGACAAGGTCTTCGACGCCATCCGCCGCAACAACGCCAACACCGGCGGCGGCTACATCGAGCGCAGCGGCCAGCAGCGCGTGATCCGGATGGTCGGACTGATCGGCGACCTGGAGGCGCTCAACGACGTCGTCGTCGATACCAGCGTGAGCGGAACGCCGATCCTGGTCCGCGACGTCGGCGAAGCTCGTTACGCTCCCATGATCCGCACGGGCGCCGTCACTCGTGACGGTCGCGGCGAGGCCGCGACGGCCACCGTGCTGATGCTCTCCGGCCAGAACTCGCGCGTGGTCGTCGACCGGATCAAGGCGAAGATCGCCGAGATCCAGGAGACTCTCCCCCCGGGCGTGATCGTCGAGCCCTTCTACGACCGTGCGTCGCTCATCGAGCGGACCATCGCCACCGTCGCCCGCAACCTGACCGAGGGCGGCGTGCTGGTCGTCGCGGTGCTCCTGATCCTGCTGGGCAACCTGACCGCCGGTCTGATCGTGGCCTCGGCGATCCCGCTCTCGATGCTCTTCGCGGGGAACCTGATGCTGGCCTCGGGGATCGCCGGCAGTTTGATGAGCCTGGGCGCGCTCGACTTCGGCTTGATCGTCGACAGCGCCGTGATCGTCATCGAGAACTGCGTGAGTCGACTGGCCCACGCGAGCCCCCGCGAGAACGCCGTGGAGGTCGTCCGCCGCGCGACGCTGGAGGTCCGCAAGCCGGTGGTTTTCGGCGTGGCGATCATCACGATGGTCCACCTGCCGATTCTGGCGCTGGAGGGTGTCGAGGGGAAGATGTTCCGGCCGATGGCATTGACGGTCGTCTTCGCCCTCATCGGCTCGCTGCTGCTCTCGCTGACGGCCACGCCCGTCCTGGCGTCGTTCTTCCTCAAGCCGGGAACGGCCGAACGCGACACGCTCCCGATCCGGATCGCCAAACGGTTGTACAAGCCGACGCTCAACTGGGCCGTGAATCGGCCGTACGTCGTGGCGATCTCGGCGGCCCTGGCGCTGGCGGCCGCCGTCCCCTTCGGGATGCAGCTCGGCGGCGAGTTCATCCCCCAGCTCGACGAGGGAGACCTCGTCGTCGTCCTGATTCGTCCGCCGGATGCCTCGCTTTCCGAGGGCCTTGAGGGAACCACCCGGTTCGAGAAGGCGCTCCATGAGAAGCTGCCGGACGTCATCCGCACCGTCGTCAGCCGCACTGGCCGACCAGAGATCGGCATCGATCCGGCGGGCGTGAACCTCACCGACGTCTTCGTCCTGCTGAAGCCCTCCGACGACTGGCACTCGGTCCACTCGAAGGATGAGCTGATCGACCGGATCAATGAGATCGCCGCCGATGTCTTGCCCGGAACGTTCCTCAGCTTCACACAGCCGATCCAACTTCGGTTCAACGACCTACTCGCTGGCGTCCGGGCCGACGTCGGCATCAGCCTGTTCGGCGACGACCTGGACGTGCTCCAGGAGAAGGCCGACGCCATCGCCGCCGTGCTCCAGAAGATCCCCGGCGCGACCGACGTGAAGGCCCAGGAACTCGGCGGCCTGCCGTTCCTGAAAATCACGATCGACCGCGATCGGATCGCTCGCTACGGCATCGACGCGGCCGACGTGCTCGACGTCGGCACGGCGCTTGGCGGCAAGATCGTCGGCCAGGTCGTCGAGGGCCAGCGACGGTTCGACCTGGTCGTCCGCGTCTCGCCGGAGATGCGCAAGGACGCCCAGGCCATCGGCCAACTCCGCATCCGAGACGCTCAGAACCGCCTGATCCCGCTCCAGGACGTGGCCGACGTCGAGAACGTCGACGGCGTCTACGAAATCTGGCGGAAGGACCGTAGACGTCGCGTGATGATCCAGGCCAACGTCCGCGGCCGCGACCTGGCCAGCTTCGTCAACGAGGCCCAGGAGAAGGTGAAGGAGCAGATCTCCCTGCCGAGATCCTACGTGCTTCAGTGGGGTGGTACGTTCGAGAACCTCCAGTCAGCCACCCAGCGGCTGACGATCGTCGTGCCGGTGGCACTGCTGGGGATTTTCCTGCTCCTCTATGCGACGTTCCAGTCGATCGGCCTGGGCCTGTTGATCTTCCTCTCCGTGCCGCTGGGGGCGATCGGTGGGGTGATGGCGCTCTGGCTGCGGGACTTGAACTTCAGCATTTCGGCGGGCGTCGGCTTCATCGCGCTCTCGGGCGTGGCGGTGCTCGACGGCCTGGTGCTGGTCTCGGCGATCCGTCAGCTCATCGAGGACGGCGAACCCACTCGCGAGGCCGTTCGAAACGCCTCGATGTCTCGTCTAAGGCCGATCCTGATGACGGGCCTGGTCGCCAGTCTGGGGTTCGTCCCGATGGCCTTCTCCCACGGCTCCGGCGCCGAGGTCCAGCGCCCGCTGGCGACAGTCGTCATCGGCGGCATCCTCACCAGCACCCTGCTGAAACTGATCGTCATCCCGGCCATCTACCCGTGGTTCGACCCGGGCGTCCCCAAGCCGCAGGAGTCTTCCGCAGAAGACGACCTCCTGGCCGCGGGCGGCACGAGCGGCGGACACTGA
- a CDS encoding DUF1569 domain-containing protein, with amino-acid sequence MTSGRRSLQFRNFDEINDEVARLLEGCSTVGSWTLGQICNHLATVTRRILNAPVNGPHDTSLRVSEEQRDRVLSTGVLPEGISLPGGLAPPEDMDAREAARFLRQTLADFAAAPGPFAPHRLFGTLSRDQWNRLVCVHCAHHLSFAIPTIDEAS; translated from the coding sequence ATGACCTCTGGACGACGCTCCCTGCAATTCCGCAACTTCGACGAGATCAACGACGAGGTCGCCCGCCTGCTTGAAGGCTGTTCCACGGTCGGCTCGTGGACGCTGGGGCAGATCTGCAACCACCTGGCGACCGTGACCCGACGGATTCTGAACGCACCCGTCAACGGTCCTCACGACACCTCCCTGCGCGTCAGCGAGGAGCAGCGCGACCGCGTGCTCTCAACGGGCGTCCTTCCCGAAGGGATCTCGCTCCCCGGCGGGCTTGCACCTCCGGAAGACATGGACGCTCGCGAGGCGGCGAGGTTCCTGCGCCAGACGCTCGCGGATTTCGCCGCGGCCCCCGGCCCATTCGCGCCGCATCGACTGTTCGGAACACTGTCCAGAGACCAGTGGAACCGCCTCGTCTGCGTCCATTGCGCCCACCATCTGAGCTTCGCGATTCCGACGATCGACGAGGCTTCCTGA
- a CDS encoding sigma-70 family RNA polymerase sigma factor, whose translation MSEESLDRWIERLNDGDDAAVERVFLAYEPYLRIIVRRRLSRGLRTKVDSGDIVQSVFVDFVAGVRDGGWRFAGRAQLLAFLRRIAARRIADRCRKHRHSMGREQSLDETEPGEHPSSPLPRPSQEAQGHEFWDRLLQACPPGHREIVRLRRDGLRLAEIAAATGLHEGSVRRVLYDLARRLSVARRTISRGDED comes from the coding sequence ATGAGCGAAGAATCCCTGGATCGCTGGATCGAGCGTCTGAACGACGGCGACGACGCAGCCGTCGAGCGCGTCTTCCTGGCCTACGAACCCTACCTCCGGATCATCGTCCGCCGCCGGCTCAGTCGAGGGCTGCGGACCAAGGTGGATTCCGGCGACATCGTCCAGTCGGTCTTCGTGGACTTCGTGGCCGGCGTCCGCGACGGCGGCTGGCGGTTCGCGGGACGGGCGCAGCTCCTGGCGTTCCTGCGGCGGATCGCCGCCCGGCGGATCGCCGACCGCTGCCGCAAGCATCGTCACTCCATGGGCCGCGAGCAGTCGCTCGACGAGACCGAGCCCGGCGAGCATCCCAGTTCCCCCCTGCCCCGGCCTAGCCAGGAGGCCCAGGGGCACGAGTTCTGGGACCGCCTCCTCCAGGCCTGCCCGCCGGGGCATCGCGAGATCGTTCGGCTCCGCCGCGACGGCCTCCGCCTGGCGGAAATCGCCGCCGCCACCGGCCTGCACGAGGGGAGCGTCCGCCGGGTCCTCTACGACCTGGCCCGACGGCTCTCGGTCGCCCGCCGGACCATCTCCCGCGGCGACGAGGACTGA
- a CDS encoding protein kinase domain-containing protein, which yields MAEGASEGEWVSDEVAGMVAAWDRGEPVTALDVLGRHPDADPESAIRLIYEEACLRREAGENVDTSEVVRRHPRWSEELRDLFACDRLIRPSTAVADFPDAGETLDSFVLLEELGRGASGRTFLATDPTLADRPVVVKVVSDEQDEHLALAPLRHTYIVPLFSEHTIPERGLRVLCMPYLGGATLAEVLQDLAYLPVATRSGAAIVDVLERRGRPIPGAPKVAGPFRRGLEEASYVDAVCWIAACLAEALHHAHLRGIVHMDLKPSNVLITADGQPMLLDFHLARPPIQAGESPAGRLGGTQGWMAPEQEAAMRAVSDGLPAPADVDGRADVFALGLLLRDALGIAGKGSEPVTSRSRLPAGVGVALADVVRKCLAPQPRHRYADAAAVSEDLRRHLNALPLRGVRNRDPIELWEKWRRRHPGAFAWGIAAMAALTALTAAVAFWYIDRVKRVEHVQTTLADARRDLAVGRFDAALQLLASGLEEARSLPAVGRLRAEMEAEVRLAKRSATAAELHALADQIRYQHGVDLPADEEARSLAHACQAVWDNSGWRTASDSPSLDPEAEAQLKTDLIELAAVRVDLLTRSGDGKDRQEALKLLNEAEEAFGPTYALDVRRTRLAGSNQDPPLPKTAWEHDDRGRFLLRSGRVREAAEEFAHALDILPQSFWPNFYAGFCALRLKEYQAAAAAFHTCEAINLKAALCPYNLGVAHEALGLVEKAQSDYSRALERDPDFAPARLNRGLLAFKVGRLDEAAADLDRGALSHPDRETLGKIRYALALTRRAQGNPDAARTEAEAALRLGVKEARSLLDAR from the coding sequence ATGGCCGAAGGAGCGAGCGAGGGGGAATGGGTCTCGGACGAGGTCGCGGGGATGGTCGCCGCCTGGGATCGCGGCGAGCCCGTCACCGCCCTCGACGTCCTGGGCCGCCATCCCGACGCCGACCCTGAATCCGCCATCCGTCTCATCTACGAGGAAGCCTGCCTCCGCCGCGAAGCCGGCGAAAACGTCGACACGTCCGAGGTCGTCCGTCGCCACCCCCGCTGGAGCGAGGAGCTGCGCGACCTCTTCGCCTGCGACCGCCTGATCCGGCCTTCGACGGCCGTCGCCGACTTCCCTGACGCCGGCGAGACGCTGGACTCGTTCGTCCTGCTGGAGGAACTCGGCCGGGGCGCCTCGGGACGGACCTTCCTGGCCACCGACCCGACGCTCGCCGACCGCCCCGTGGTGGTCAAGGTCGTCTCCGACGAGCAGGACGAGCACCTGGCGCTGGCCCCGTTGCGCCACACCTACATCGTCCCGCTCTTCTCCGAGCACACGATCCCCGAACGCGGCCTGCGAGTCCTCTGCATGCCCTACCTCGGCGGCGCGACGCTGGCCGAGGTGCTCCAGGACCTGGCCTACCTCCCGGTGGCGACGCGTTCGGGAGCGGCGATCGTCGACGTTCTGGAACGTCGAGGCCGACCGATCCCAGGAGCGCCGAAGGTCGCCGGGCCGTTCCGTCGCGGCCTGGAAGAGGCGTCGTACGTCGACGCCGTCTGCTGGATCGCCGCCTGCCTGGCCGAGGCCCTCCACCACGCCCACCTGCGTGGAATCGTCCATATGGACCTGAAGCCGTCGAACGTGCTGATCACGGCCGACGGCCAGCCGATGCTGCTGGACTTCCACCTGGCTCGCCCGCCGATCCAGGCCGGCGAGAGTCCCGCGGGCCGCCTGGGGGGAACTCAGGGCTGGATGGCGCCGGAGCAGGAAGCGGCGATGCGAGCCGTCTCCGACGGCCTGCCCGCGCCGGCGGATGTCGACGGTCGGGCTGACGTCTTCGCCCTCGGGCTGCTCCTCCGAGACGCTCTGGGGATCGCCGGGAAGGGATCGGAGCCTGTGACCTCCCGTTCCCGACTGCCGGCCGGCGTGGGGGTCGCCCTGGCGGACGTCGTGCGGAAGTGCCTGGCCCCGCAGCCGCGCCACCGCTACGCCGACGCCGCGGCCGTCTCAGAGGACCTCCGCCGCCATCTCAACGCGCTCCCCCTGCGGGGCGTTCGCAACCGCGACCCGATCGAACTCTGGGAGAAATGGCGGCGGCGGCACCCCGGCGCGTTCGCCTGGGGGATCGCCGCGATGGCCGCTCTAACAGCGCTGACGGCGGCCGTCGCCTTCTGGTACATCGACCGCGTCAAACGCGTCGAACACGTCCAGACCACGCTGGCCGACGCTCGCCGCGATCTGGCCGTCGGTCGCTTCGACGCCGCCCTGCAGCTCCTGGCGTCCGGCCTGGAGGAAGCCCGCTCACTGCCCGCCGTCGGCCGGCTCCGCGCCGAGATGGAGGCCGAAGTCCGTCTGGCCAAACGCAGCGCGACGGCCGCCGAGCTTCATGCCCTGGCCGACCAGATCCGCTACCAGCACGGCGTTGATCTTCCGGCCGACGAGGAGGCTCGGTCGCTAGCCCACGCCTGTCAGGCGGTCTGGGACAACAGCGGCTGGCGGACCGCCTCCGATTCCCCCAGCCTCGACCCCGAAGCGGAAGCCCAGCTCAAGACAGACCTGATCGAACTGGCCGCCGTCCGCGTCGACCTGCTCACCCGCTCCGGCGACGGGAAGGACCGCCAGGAAGCGCTGAAGCTCCTCAACGAAGCCGAGGAGGCGTTCGGCCCCACCTACGCTCTCGACGTCCGCCGGACCCGACTCGCCGGCTCGAACCAGGATCCTCCCTTGCCGAAGACGGCCTGGGAACACGACGACCGAGGCCGCTTTCTCCTCCGCTCAGGCCGCGTCCGCGAGGCCGCCGAGGAATTCGCCCACGCGCTCGACATCCTCCCTCAGAGCTTCTGGCCCAACTTCTACGCGGGCTTCTGCGCTCTTCGGCTGAAGGAGTATCAGGCCGCCGCCGCGGCCTTCCACACCTGCGAGGCGATCAATCTGAAGGCGGCCCTCTGCCCGTACAATCTGGGCGTCGCCCATGAGGCCCTCGGCCTCGTGGAGAAGGCCCAGTCCGATTACTCGCGGGCCCTGGAACGAGACCCTGACTTCGCTCCCGCCCGGCTCAACCGCGGCCTGCTCGCCTTCAAGGTCGGCCGCCTCGATGAAGCCGCCGCCGACCTCGACCGCGGCGCCCTTTCGCATCCCGACCGCGAGACGCTCGGCAAGATCCGCTACGCTCTGGCGTTGACGCGACGCGCGCAGGGAAACCCGGACGCCGCCCGGACCGAGGCCGAAGCCGCCCTGCGCCTGGGCGTCAAGGAAGCTCGATCGCTCCTCGACGCGAGGTGA